The DNA sequence TCATCCCTTGTAACGACCGCATCTAATCAAACAACCCATTCCCCGGGAGGAGTACAGTCTAACGTTCTGAGAGGAGTTGACCAGCAGGGTCTTCTTGAAGCAGCGTCCTCGTCAACTGATTTGGCAATCTCTGGCAATGGAATGTTTGCAGTAAATGCTGAAGCGGATAGTACTGGCGATTATCTTTTTACCCGAGCAGGTTCATTTCGTGCAGACCTTGATGGCAACCTTGTAAATGCCGGAGGTTATTATCTTTTAGGATTTCCGGTTACAAACCAAGTGCCTCAGGAAACTAATATCCTCACTGAACTTGAGGTAGTAAATATTTCCGATGATGTCGGCGTACCAGCTGAAACAACGACGATCGACCTTGGAGCAAACTTAAAGGCATCCGCTGCGACTGGTGACACTTTTGACCTTGGTATACAGGTTATCGATAAACAGGGTACACCTGAAACGCTTACATTAACGTTTACCAAAAATGCCACCGTAAATACCTGGGACATAACAGCTGCAATAACGAACGCAAGTTTCGTCAATACTGCCTCGGACGCCCTTCTTACGGGCACTCAAACCCTGGGTCAGGTGGTGTTCAACGCCGACGGAACGCTTGATTCGACAAATCTAACAAGTCAAACCATCGATACTGCACTTACGACAAATTCTGATGGATTTACGTTCAGCCTCGACTTCGACAACGATTTTGCAACTGGCACCTCTGAGGACAGAACATCGATAACACTTGGCTTGGGAACTGTCGATACTGCGTTAGGCCTACATCAATTTGAAGGGGTTTATACACCCAACTACATTAGTCAAGACGGCAGACAGTTCGGTTCCATAACTGGCGTTTCGGTTGCGGAAGATGGTGTTGTCACGGCGCAATTTGATAATGGCGAGTTACGCGTTATCAGCCAAGTGCCTATAGTAACATTTGCCAACCCCAATGAGCTTACAGAGGAGACTGGCAATGTTTACAAACAAAATGCAGAGTCTGGGGCTGGCCTCATAAAGACCGCGAATTCTGGTGGAGCAGGCCTTATACAAGCTAACGCATTAGAGTCTTCAACAGTTGACTTGGCAGATGAGTTCACTCGAATGATCATGACACAGCGAGCATTCTCAGCTAACACAAGAATGATTACTACTGGCGATGAAATGCTCGAGGAACTCGTAAGGTCTGTGCGTTAAAGGAACTCTGTAAACAAAAGATTGAATTAAGCGGCCTGCAAAAGCAGGCCGCTTTTATTTATGGCGTTGTAAATGTCTTGTTAATCCGCACGACCTTAATTGGCTCCCTTGTTATCTTTCGAACGAAAAATCTCACGTTCAAACATCTCAACCACACTGTATCCTGCGGTTCTTAAAACCCTTAAAAAAATCAATTAATTATTCAACAAGTCACACTAACAGCAGAAGAGGTGGAGTTTTATTGAATTGGCCACACAGACCTCATTATCAAATACAACCTATCCTAAACTTTGTATTGGTAAAGTTTTCTTAGAGTTTTTAGTGCAATTTACATTGAATTTGAAATTATCGCTTGCCTTTGTTTAATTTATTCTCTTTAGTAGGCAATTTTTACCCACTTTTAACTTCATTTATATTTCATATTGCTTTATTTTATTTATAATATTTTATAAAGTTTACAGAGTCGATAATTCCGACTTTAGAAATTTAAAAAATGATGGTGATGCTTTTGCATGTTTAAGCACGAAGAATTTGAGTTCTACAAAAAATGCGTTGGGATACTCATAGCAATCAATACGAGTAACAGCGGGATGCCTAATAGTGTCGAGAGCGTTATGGGCAAGCAGTCATGAATTCGTTGTTTGAAACAATAAGAAACCTAGGAGTCGGACGCCTCGTCGCAATGGCCGGGGTCACCCTCGCAATAATTGGTTTTTTTCTCTTCATGTGGAATCGGCTGAGCACTGGCCAACTTGCTGTGCTTTTCACTGATCTTGATAGTCGCGATAGTAATCAGATTATTGCAAATTTGCAGGGTGCCAACGTGCACCACAAAGTTTCCAAAGATGGCAGCCGGATAATGGTGCCTTCAGACCAAGTTAACCAGCTACGTCTAAGCTTAGCGCAACAGGGAATACCAGCATCAGGTTCAATCGGCTATGAATTATTCGATCGTGATCAGTCAATCGGCACTTCAAGTTTCGTACAAAACATAAACCGTATTCGTGCATTGGAAGGTGAGCTTGCTCGAACCATAGCTGGTTTTCAGTCGGTGCGCAGTGCACGAGTGCATCTTGTTCTGCCGAGGCGTGAACTGTTTTCCCGCCAGCAAGTTGAGCCTAGCGCATCGGTGATATTGCGCATGAGGGGGGCGGTCAGACTTGATCGCGCTCAAATTCAAGCTGTTCAACACCTTGTAGCGAATGCCGTTCCATCCTTAAAAGCCAGCAGAATTTCAATCGTTGATGACCGAGGTGCCCTTCTTGCCCGTGGCGGCGACAAGGGTGATGGACAAGGGGCAGGCGAAACTGCAAATGAGCTTAAAGTTGCTTTTGAGGGACGGATGACTAGAACCTTGGAGCAGCTACTAGAGCCCAGCGTTGGTATAGGTAATGTGCGTGCAGAAGTGCGAGCTGACATGGATTTTGATCGCATCGTGACGCAGGAGGAAAAGTATGATCCCCAAGGCCAGGTCATTCGATCCTCGCAAAATATAACAGAGTCATCCAGCTCAAGCGAGGCAAAAAATGACGCCGTATCTGTAGCCCAGAACTTGCCCGATGCTCCCAACCAAGATGCCGGTCAAGGCGGAACTCAAACGGGCAGCCAGAGGACAGAGGAATCTACGAATTTTGAGATTTCGAAGACAGTAACAAATCATGTAAAAGAAATAGGAAGCGTTAGGAGGCTCTCGGTTGCGGTTCTTATCAATGGCACTATCACTACTGAGCCAGACGGTACAGAGACGTACAAGCCCCGCTCTAAAGAAGAGCTGGACAACATAGAAAAACTGGTAAAGTCCGCTATCGGGTTTGACGCAAGTCGAAACGATAAGATTGAAGTAGTAAATATGCGT is a window from the Pseudomonadota bacterium genome containing:
- a CDS encoding flagellar hook protein FlgE encodes the protein MSAFSLFGGMRAAVSGLFAQSQSLGMIGDNIANVNTHGYKAVRNRFSSLVTTASNQTTHSPGGVQSNVLRGVDQQGLLEAASSSTDLAISGNGMFAVNAEADSTGDYLFTRAGSFRADLDGNLVNAGGYYLLGFPVTNQVPQETNILTELEVVNISDDVGVPAETTTIDLGANLKASAATGDTFDLGIQVIDKQGTPETLTLTFTKNATVNTWDITAAITNASFVNTASDALLTGTQTLGQVVFNADGTLDSTNLTSQTIDTALTTNSDGFTFSLDFDNDFATGTSEDRTSITLGLGTVDTALGLHQFEGVYTPNYISQDGRQFGSITGVSVAEDGVVTAQFDNGELRVISQVPIVTFANPNELTEETGNVYKQNAESGAGLIKTANSGGAGLIQANALESSTVDLADEFTRMIMTQRAFSANTRMITTGDEMLEELVRSVR
- the fliF gene encoding flagellar basal-body MS-ring/collar protein FliF, with translation MNSLFETIRNLGVGRLVAMAGVTLAIIGFFLFMWNRLSTGQLAVLFTDLDSRDSNQIIANLQGANVHHKVSKDGSRIMVPSDQVNQLRLSLAQQGIPASGSIGYELFDRDQSIGTSSFVQNINRIRALEGELARTIAGFQSVRSARVHLVLPRRELFSRQQVEPSASVILRMRGAVRLDRAQIQAVQHLVANAVPSLKASRISIVDDRGALLARGGDKGDGQGAGETANELKVAFEGRMTRTLEQLLEPSVGIGNVRAEVRADMDFDRIVTQEEKYDPQGQVIRSSQNITESSSSSEAKNDAVSVAQNLPDAPNQDAGQGGTQTGSQRTEESTNFEISKTVTNHVKEIGSVRRLSVAVLINGTITTEPDGTETYKPRSKEELDNIEKLVKSAIGFDASRNDKIEVVNMRFAPLPQTIDDERSTFFGFTTADIRRIIEVLALAFVGILVMLLFVRPMVLKIFESTQAASRARIGADGEAQLLAGAGMAQISAPPEGQVDENGMPVQASATEPTTSTLDSGEETVMPITPKKASRIDINLDALEGNLEETSLMKIGEIVDKHPEAAIAVIRNWLTQDKGY